Sequence from the Miscanthus floridulus cultivar M001 chromosome 16, ASM1932011v1, whole genome shotgun sequence genome:
TCAAGGCCAAGACTGGATGCCGACAGCAGCCGGCGGCTATTGGCAGTCAACAGATGAACATGATAAAAGTGCCAACAACGAACTAATTAATAATTCGTCTGCTGCTGCTCAAAGTTTCGGGGTGTCACCTGATGGTGTCGCATGtggtgttcggatattaataaaaaaataaattacagaattcgtcgGTAAACCgggagacaaatttattaagcctaattaatctattattagcgcatatgttactgtagtaatttattgtcaaatcatggcttaattagacttaaaagattcgtctcgtaaagtagtcgtaatatgtgcaattagttattttttagtctatatttaacatTATATATATGTGTCTAAACTTTCGATGGGACATTATGTACTTTTGGGAAGGAACTAGACAAGCTTTATCATACAATAGTATATAATTTCCACGGTGACGCCACCCCTGACGATGCCACCACAAAGAAAGAAAAGGGCCGGGTTCCTTCCTTCAATTCGAATTCGCGGCATATGATAGGGAGAAAGCGCCGCCTTTTtcctgtttttctttcttttttttttcttttcccaaACCTTAAGGAAAACGGCCTTCCGGTGCAGCTTCGGCTGCGGCTCGGCAGTAGCTTTGGCAAATCCGTAATACCTTTCACCCTGAAATTTTCATGGTAGCTTCGTGGCAATGTTATATGCCTGCTATAAATTTTATAGCCCTATGTAAAACTGTTGGCTAAGGTTGCTAGGTATCCATTAATAACTAATATAAGTAAAAGCACAATGTGGATTTAGAAAATGAGGCACTTGTATGATGAGCTTGACCCCTGCTTGGTAAAGACGACAGTGAGTTTcagtcttagtcattagagctagctaaGTAGCTTGACATGTGCGTatccttattttaagagttgttgtggCTTTAATGCTGAACTGTTGCATTattatcgcatgcatgtagagaacgacctggtggagttcgtgaccgtcGACGATCAGGAGTACGAGGGGatcgtcgaagagtacgaggaggagatcctcgtgccgGAGAAGTTCCCGGAGTCGGACGTGACTAACGCCACTGACtctgcgcctgcccaaggcaagccccggtgcataaccctattTTTGATAATCGCATTATATCTATATGTTGTGCATTTACATTGCAGGAAACTTTTATGATACCCACGTGTGTGTGTATCtcctatgagtcttactggtGCAGGTTCGTGTAGTTGCTTTGCTTAGATTtaccggtagcgtgagtaacctgccgttactcacaatagggggttattattattgttataaCTCTCgtgataaaatgatggaaaggaaaactggtgaccgggcagggatatggtatgggtattggtgggtgtaacaggttgtgtcccgcggccacaGAGCATAGCTTGGTTgcactgttttccctgttcgtgtcgattaaggaccgtccgttgcatgAACCCTGgttaagtcacagacttattatcctgagcacatacttacttatgggagcgggaaggcttgttactctcttgtcgtgggtttcagctcttttcggaccgaccgATTGAAGGCGGGgacaggtggaggtctaagcaccacattgaGGCCGGGCCTCAAGTGTGGgagtttggagtccaagtttggacggaggcCTGGAACCCTTGACAGGAGGGGAACGGGTTGGtcggtacaagcgaggcgtgtgtttttcggggtacccagctgggcacattgattcacgaatcgccgtttTTATGTGACAGTACGGCTTGACTACGATctggcaccgtagtaagaactggcatatgaaagatggaaaatggctctaattgctcaacccttgcttgaaaatagaacaggtgcttacctagaatgttGGATAATGAATAAAATGTGGCTGCTAATAATCTAAGGAGATAAGAACACACtcttagtattgctttccgcaaacaaGAAACCCACCAGCCAtgaagcctatcatattccttgagAGTTGGGAAATATATcctctagtcgggtaagtcttgcgagtacattgtgtactcaaggtttattttacccttgttgcaggtgcaaCTTGAGCAGTTAGGTCTTGTgaggaggattcttctggtgggcacagaaggATTCTTGTACCttaccgctagatgtttatttttattccgctgtttaattatcgcactctgaacgctggtattgtaataataaatCTTTGAGATGCTCTgtcgtatgaaatggactaagtattgtaagcttgaacccattattggatcctggatgtAAAATgttgattgtttcgagttctcccgttGGGTGTTCTCGACGGAACTGCTCGATTTAGCTCCCTTTcggagtacttagtgtctagtggaagacaagtgccTCTAAAAACGTGTTAAACTGGATGGTTCTGCCACATAAAAAAAACCATTTTATATGCAAAAAAACAAACCTTTTTGCTCAACACGTGCATGGGTTATTTGAGACTGAACCAAACAACAAAATTTAGAAGAGCTGGTAGCAGGGTATGACTTGACCAAATTTGGCATGAGATGAGGCGTGTGGAGGGAGGTTGTGGTCTCAAGCTAGAGCTTGTTAGAAGGTGATGGCCGGCGTGTGGAAATGTTTATGTAGTTTATTGGTCACATAAATCACAGGTTGCATTGTCGATGCATCAAGCTAGAACGAAGAAGGTTTTATACCACCGTACCAGAGAAAAAAAATATCACAATAACTCTGAGCAAAATTAAGATTCACATTAACTAGGAACACACAACACTTGCATTGGGCAGAAAAGCATAGCATCAATCAAGCAAACCGCATACAAACGTATCCATTGCCTGGCATATTGATAAGAGACGTTCTAATTAAAACCCATCAGTAGCTTGGCATCCAGCCTCAGACAGAGGGTACTAGAGTGGGTCCCGCAACAGCCTCAGCCGATGATGATATCGGTTCTGTTGCTATTATTGCTTTTTGACGGTTGCTTGCTTTTTAGAAGCAAAATACAGTAGCTAATACCGTTTTTTTTTTTACCTCTTTGTGTTAGAACTTGCTTGTTTTTTATAGTAAAATATAACTAACAGTGTATCACCATCATTTTGTTTACCTCCTTATGTTAGAACGGCTACTTGCGTTTTAGAAGAGAAAAATAGCTAAGGAAGCACCAATGCGGTGACTTCATTGTCAATTAGGCTCGGATGCTAAGCTAGTACGCTACCGCGTGCATAATTCGGTACCGAGTTAGAGTCAATCATCCATGAGAGGGGAAAAATACAGTTTCTGTAGGTTGTGACAGAGTACTCATATGGAAAAGCAACACTCTCACCTCACCTGTAGCCCAATAATTTTCTCAAGCATATGTTTTTGTTACCTTGTTGGTGAAGCCCTAACAAGTGTATtgccatcttttttttttcttttacctCTATGCTAGAGCCAGGGTTGGTAATAGCGTGTTTGGTTTCTGCTCAACGTATATACCAGCTAGGCTGACCAGTGACCGGCTCACACAACTGCTTGTTGTTTAGTTCACTAAATCTGAAGAATAAATCATATTAAATTGGAATGgaaaaaaagagaggtaataaGATAGTATTTATTTTGTTTGAATCGATTAAATACTGTTAGTTTTGTCATGTTGAGCCATATCTACTTTAAAATACTAATTATACCATAAAACATGCTTACTTGCTTTCTAATACGCTGCGTCACGGGAGAACTCTGTAGATATCAAGGGAATTCTCCCTTTTGTCGGATACCATAATCTACCTATTTAGATGTTCACCGGCTACTTTTGCATGGCAGGAGACAAGCTCATTGGTTTATGCAGTCATCCAAACGCACTCTTGAGGGCCTGTTTATATAGTGACCTGGCAGGAGGCAGCAATCCAAATCGATCGCATGGGGGCGCTGCCTGCGCCAGGCAGCTCCGCCCAGTCACAAACCCAAACACGCCCTCGAAAGTTGAATCCCAGACCCAGACCCAGACCCAGACCAGGACATATGCGCGGAGCCTGGACACGGCACATGCGGGCAACCAAAATGCTATAAAGAAGTGCTCACCAGCTAGGGCCGACCAATCAGCACGCTTGCACACACAAGGCCTCCAATAGTGCAATCTAATCCACAACAAACCCATCTTAGGAAGAGAGGCATACAAAGTTACCGCAACCAGTTTACAATACCATACATATAGTTCAATATAAAAGGTAGCTACAATTCATAGCTCTGATTATTAACTTCGGCGATGCATAACGGTGTGCCAGCATCACCAAAACAGTGCAGGTACTTGGAAAAATACTCCCTTAGGTAAAGCATGAGCGCAGCGTCAATATTAGCAGTAGAACATGACGCGCTTCACATTTTCCTTGAGGGCAGGTAATGGCCTCACAGCAACATTCCCAACACCAGCCCTGGTGTTGCGTGCCTCTGGTGGAGGGCCACGGCTTGGCGTAGCACCGCTCACCATAGACCCACTGTCAGTGGTATCCGGCTCCATGTAGAAGCGAGCTCGGAAGGCTGCCAGGTGAGCATAGTACGCAGGAGGTACTGCAAGCAATCCAAATAACAGTCAGCGTATGTTTCATGACATTACCAACCCACACTACATCAACGGTGGGTGGGTACCGGTGATCAAGAAATTAAACTCAATGTCAAGTCGGGCTTACCGATTGATACTGAGCGAGTGCACCTAGCATACCTGAAAAGGTTGATCTTGAGTTCAGAAATTGGTGCTTAAAAAGAGCTAAAAAAAACTAAGGGATAGAGCAGTAAAATGTTACGTGTAACACAGGTTGTTGGTGAGAGTTTGCAACCCATCAGCGGTAAATTTGTTTTCATCCCACAGGACATGATAATGGGCAGGGCGGCTTGTTCCCTGAAAGTAACCCAAAAGGAATTCCATCGTTAGTGTAGAATAAAACAAATAACTGAAATTCAGCGATGAGACAGGGAAACCAGACCTGAATGCCAGCATGGCTACAGAGGTAGAAATCAAATTCAGTTGGATGGCAGATCTTTGAGTCCACCACAGTACCTATTATTTCAGAAAAGTTTAAGGGCATACAGATATTTCAGAAAAGATCGAGGGCATACAGATTATACAAGATAGCCTATTCCAAAAACACAAGCTAAGCCCAAAGTGTAACAAAAGGCACGTCAAGAACTTACCAGGCAGTATGTTTCCACTTTTATCAACAGCACGTGGGTCATTGTGATTATTAGCAAACAACCTAGTGTGATGACGCTTCTGGACCACAACAAAAGTAACCGGAGGCTGGTAATCCGACTCCAATGATGCACAGGCCTATATCCATAGTTTCGCTAGGGTGGTCAGAGAAAAATAAAGGTGAAGACAGTTACCAAACTAATGCACTCAAATCAAGTTTACCCTTCTAATGGCATCAAGTTCATACAACAGAACTTGGTAGAACTGTCCCTCACTGACACCATCCCTGAAAGTGATAAAAGTGTTCAATATACAGGGAATCACAGTCAGAAAAGGTGCTCATGAAGGGATACAAACCTGTAGAATATGATCCTCTTTGGTTTCTGTCCAGTTGCCCGCCAGAAAGAAATGAGAAGTTCCCTGCACAATCAACAAAAGTTATGCGTCTGGAGGAATCCAAACACGTAGAAGTGAATGCATCTCATTTATCTTAATAAAGATCATACCTGACCATGCCATCAGAGACAGATCCCCTTTGGGGATCTTGATATACTTTGAAAAGATCCTGTATCAATTCTTGGCGATGGGCTTGAGCACTCACTAATCCTGCATACTTGGTAACCTCAGGCCAGTCCTGAGAAGCAACAACCTAGGAGGAAAATACAGTGagaaaaaaagagagtaaaaCTTCTACTGAAAAAGATAACATATCTTCTGGTATTTCTTTGCCACAATAGGGCTTCACTTACAGCTGCAATGGAAGGACTAGAATCTTCCCCAGGATGGGGATGGGTCACATCAGCACCAAAGATAATAGTTGGTACGTCACTGACAAGGGGGATTCTCCTTGTCAAAGCATCAACAAGTACCGTATTCCTTCCCCCAGCCTGAAAAGTACGATAACTGTAAGAGACGAATCGGTGTTAAAATCAAAGATTAGAAGAGTTAGTGCAATTACAAACCTTCACGTTTATTTTCAGGGCAACATTTGCAAGATACTGCTGCTTGTTCGCCTTGAAAACATGTTTAGTCAGACAGCATTGAGAGACCAATCCAAGATCAGTCTCACAGATCCTTTTGAGATCCCCTGAAGAATGAAAAGAATACTAATAGCAAAGTTTGTTCATTGAGCAAATGCTCGAGAGCCTTTCGGAAGAAAACATACCGTAAAGAGAACCATTATTGTCAGGCAGTATTACAATCAGCAAGTCAAGTTCTCGGCCCTGAGGCCTGAGTATGTTCATGGCATCTTGATAGCGTCCCTTTAATGCTCTTTCAACATGTTCAGGCCTCGCATAGCAAGGGGGCAGCACAGGTTCAAGTGCAAAATCCTAAAAGAGTATGTGAAGAGCAAATAACACAAACGAAAATATATTGAACATGGTTttaaaggcgtcgcctaggcgtccaggcgtacccagctcgccttgggaaacagtggcgccttgtcgcctaggcATCGCCTAGGCaccgcctaggcgtccaggcgtaccaagcactcgcctggacgcctagcCGCCTTTAAAACATGGATATTGAAGTTCTGAGACACACACATACCATTCCTGATACTTGGCACATCAAAGCCAGTTCATGACAGAAACTCCTGGCAGCACCATCTTGCACATTTCGTGAGAAATTAATGCATGCCCAGCTGCTAACTCTACCACCATTGACCATTTTCTACCGCAATAAAAAACATTAAAAACAATCATGAGAAAAGTTACAAAATGCTTAATGACTAATCAAGGGAAAACAAAAGGGAATAGGTTGAAAACCGATTTAAGTTTATGTTACAATAATGTTAAAGGCATAGGAGTAAATGGCCAATTTCAGTGGCGAGGTGGCATAAATATTAGTCACGAATTAACTACCAGGGTGATTGAAAACGGAGGCAAGACAAGAGCAAAATTTCAAGTAAACCAGACGCTCACAATAGAATTTGGCACGTAAATCATGCAAAATTTCTGTAAATATTTTCCACGTAAAACTACACAAGCACATGTAATTGTTAGATAAGGGGATGGCAGAAACAATATGAAGTTGTCTTTCGAACCCAGAAAATGGAACTTCACTAGTCATTAGCAGCTATCAAGCTTACATAAAGAATCTCATTAATGTATTGTTCATGCAATGATCAGACAATGGCTTGGAAGCATGCTATCATGCTTCAAGGGATTCACAGAGTGATTTTTTCTTGGCATCTATATCATGGTTGCAGGTCTAAGTTcatttttttgtgtaaaataaATATAACTGACTACACCTAAAGGAATTCACAGAGTGATTTTGTCTTGGCGGAGTAGTCATAACGAGGCATACCTTATTCATCATATTCCACTGGCCAACTCTTGGCCATACATCCCTCTCTCTGCCACTATCATGGTATTTCAGCTATTACACAGAAAGAAGAATATACCAGGACACCAGGTTAAAGTATGCCCAAATATACAAATCAACTGTTATGTGCTGTTAAACTTAAAGCAAGGTGAAACTCACTGACCTTTGGGGGAGGCAGAACACGAGCTTCAACGGATGCAAGACGCTCATCAATCCTTATACCAAATTCCTGGGCATAAGGATCCTCAGAGTAGGCATTGTGATGAACAGTCTGATCAAATAGGTAAGGCAAACAAGAGATTTAGAATCATCAGTTCATTGGTTTACTTTTGTGAAGGCAAAAGCTAATTAATTAAACAAAAGAAACAGAATATACCATGTCACTTAATCATTATATATGcaacgacaacaacaacaatgataatatatatttatataaataaTTTTTGCACAAACAATTTATTCATCAAGCAACTTATTTTATGAATGTTATACGTATAAATGCACCGCTAGTGCTACTGCTGCTgcaactactagtactactattcCTTAGTCAAACCAAGAAATATGATCACAATCACCTGCAAGATGTCTTTCTCACGCTCATGGGGACGCTGGCAAGTCACCTTCAGTAGAGCAGTGATCTGTTTCTCATTAAGCCGTTTTGAGTAACGCTGTCCCTCAACTATCTTACAGACCTGGTATTTCAATGCCATAGGCAACTTATGAA
This genomic interval carries:
- the LOC136514492 gene encoding protein argonaute 1B-like isoform X1 yields the protein MVRKKRTVPGESSGEASGAPGQGSSQRPQATQQGASGGGQHQGRGGYQGRGAPPSQQPGGGPPQYQPRGYQGRGGYQGRGGPPSQLPAGGPPESQPRGYQGRGGYQGRGGPPSQHPGAGPPPGSQPHDYQGRGGPRPRGGMPQPYRGGHVGGSVGPSVPSGPSRPVPELHQASDVQHQAPVVATPSPPGAGSSSQPRKAEVSTGQVQQQLQQLAIHDQSSASQAGQVAPASSKAVRFPLRPGKGTHGSRCIVKANHFFAELPNKDLHQYDVSITPEVTSRGVNRAVMGELVNLYRHSHLDGRLPAYDGRKSLYTAGALPFTSKTFEITLQDEEDSLGGGQRRQRVFRVVIKFAARADLHHLAMFLAGRQPDAPQEALQVLDIVLRELPTARYCPVGRSFYSPNLGRRQHLGDGLETWRGFYQSIRPTQMGLSLNIDMSSTAFIEPLPVIEFIAQLLNRDISVRPLSDSDRVKIKKALRGVKVEVTHRGNMRRKYRISGLTSQATRELSFPIDDHGTVKTVVQYFLETYGFSIQHTTLPCLQVGNQQRPNYLPMEVCKIVEGQRYSKRLNEKQITALLKVTCQRPHEREKDILQTVHHNAYSEDPYAQEFGIRIDERLASVEARVLPPPKLKYHDSGRERDVWPRVGQWNMMNKKMVNGGRVSSWACINFSRNVQDGAARSFCHELALMCQVSGMDFALEPVLPPCYARPEHVERALKGRYQDAMNILRPQGRELDLLIVILPDNNGSLYGDLKRICETDLGLVSQCCLTKHVFKANKQQYLANVALKINVKAGGRNTVLVDALTRRIPLVSDVPTIIFGADVTHPHPGEDSSPSIAAVVASQDWPEVTKYAGLVSAQAHRQELIQDLFKVYQDPQRGSVSDGMVRELLISFWRATGQKPKRIIFYRDGVSEGQFYQVLLYELDAIRRACASLESDYQPPVTFVVVQKRHHTRLFANNHNDPRAVDKSGNILPGTVVDSKICHPTEFDFYLCSHAGIQGTSRPAHYHVLWDENKFTADGLQTLTNNLCYTYARCTRSVSIVPPAYYAHLAAFRARFYMEPDTTDSGSMVSGATPSRGPPPEARNTRAGVGNVAVRPLPALKENVKRVMFYC